Proteins from one Salmo salar chromosome ssa07, Ssal_v3.1, whole genome shotgun sequence genomic window:
- the asgr1a gene encoding asialoglycoprotein receptor 1, with protein MKEAVEPGSVQGSVVMTTEYQDDFQNTDTSDNRAFWTREPESRLGLVPRSGRGRWMWAGPVLSAFFLLALIIFVSVSNRKTDSRFSSVEKSVGNLSSAVQTVTTTLQQSKASEAELQKEIVRQKITMEMTERKLDSVSESVKELDQVESLRSAVAVLKCSINRVLHNVTASGCCPLGWVLSGSSSCYFFSSDGLPWNQARDFCTNYNAHLAVLKTKQDWDFVTGGTKPLFFWIGLSDERTGDWEWVDGSPYIMDRSQWKPGQPDNWKGHGLGGTEDCAMIHANGQLNDDHCSRSYRYVCQGHTLTHT; from the exons ATGAAGGAGGCTGTGGAGCCCGGGTCCGTCCAGGGGTCTGTTGTCATGACTACGGAATATCAGGACGACTTCCAAAATACAGACACCAGCGACAACCGAGCCTTCTGGACCAGAG agccagAGTCCAGGTTAGGCCTCGTGCCCCGATCAGGCAGAGGGAGATGGATGTGGGCGGGGCCTGTTCTGTCTGCTTTCTTCCTATTGGCTCTGATCATCTTTGTCTCCGTCAGCA ataggaAGACTGACAGCAGGTTCTCGTCAGTAGAAAAGTCTGTTGGCAACCTGAGTTCAGCTGTTCAGACAGTCACCACCACTCTACAACAGAGCAAGgcctcag AGGCGGAGTTGCAGAAGGAGATTGTAAGGCAGAAGATCACCATGGAAATGACAGAACGAAAGCTGGATTcag TGTCTGAGTCGGTGAAGGAATTGGATCAGGTGGAGTCTCTTCGTTCTGCTGTAGCCGTATTGAAGTGTTCCATAAACAGAGTCCTGCACAATG tcaCAGCGTCAGGGTGCTGTCCACTAGGCTGGGTGTTGTCTGGTTCCTCCTCCTGCTACTTCTTCTCCTCTGACGGGTTGCCATGGAACCAGGCTAGAGATTTCTGCACTAACTACAACGCCCATCTGGCTGTACTGAAGACTAAACAGGACTGG gacTTTGTGACAGGCGGTACCAAGCCGCTGTTCTTCTGGATTGGACTGTCAGATGAGAGAACAGGAGACTGGGAGTGGGTGGATGGATCACCTTACATCATGGACCGCAG ccagTGGAAGCCGGGCCAGCCTGATAACTGGAAAGGTCATGGCCTGGGCGGGACAGAGGACTGTGCGATGATACACGCCAACGGACAACTGAATGATGATCACTGTTCCCGTAGTTACCGCTACGTCTGTcagggacacacactcacacacacataa